CCCAAGATCCCAGAAGTGGATCCTCGGTGTAGACGAGAGAGGCAAAGCCCGGGTGCCGGCCGCCCACATCTACCAAGAGGCAGGCGGTGTAGCACAGAGCATGGCACTGCCCAGGGgggcagacctgggttcaaatacgGACCAGCTGCCTATTCTCCGCGAGGCCAGGCTCATCCCAAAGCCTCAGCCACTTTCTCCGGGAGATATGACGGCAGCCCCACCTCACTGCACTCCGCAGGGGAGAGGCTCCTCCCCCACTCTTTGCTCTGCGCTTCCTCCCCACACCTGGGGAGGGGGTCCTTCCCCTCCGGGTCTCACAGCACCCTCCTCACAGGGCTGATGTCCCCTactggcctctctgagccttgagAAACACAGATCAGTGACTTCCCATCTCCCAATGAAACCCAGAGTTTCTCCCCTTCATGCCCTGCAACACCCCATCATTTGTGGTTCACACCCCTGACTATACATAGGGTCATCTGGGAGCTTTTCAAAACTACAAATGCCCGGCCCCACCACCAGAACGATCTGAGCCAATGGATCTGAGCTGGAGCCGGGCATCGGCACCTCCTACAACGTGCTCCTCGGTGACCTCGCCAGCCTGCCCCGCCGCGGTGCCCCAGCCTGCCTCCTCCTTGCTCATCTCATACACGTCCTTCAGGGCCTTTGCTGGAAGGCTCTGTCCTTGGAGTCCACATGGCTCACCCTCACAAGTCACTGAACCCCCTAATCTTATCAGCGAGCCCCACCCCGTGCTATCCCACCTCCCCCGACTCTGCTTGATTTGCTTTACCACACTTCTGACCCCAAGATGTGCCATGTATTTATTCAGGGGACATTCTTCTAAGTTCTATGACATCAGGGCCGTGCTGGTTTTTTCACTGCCTCATCATCCGGGCCCAGCACACAATGGGTGCCTGACAAAAATCTGTGTAAAGAAAGGCCCTCTCTGCAGCAGGCCCGAGCCCCTGAAAGATGAAAGTGGACTCATGCATCGGGGTGTGCCAGTGCCCTGCACAGGGCCAGTCTGTGGCCAATTCACAGTGCTGATGATTTGTTCTGGAGACAGAAAGGCTGGTGGTGGTGCTGTGGAGCATCAAGACCGGAAGGAGGAGCCAGAGCAGAGAGAAGTGGAAAGCTGGGTGGCAAGGGGCTGAGCTGCTTCaaggaagaaaaccaagagaTCTGGCCACAGTGTGTACCACGTAGCTGGGCAGGCGGCCCGGCAGGGCGCAGGCAGTGGTGGCCTGCGGGACGTCTCTGCTGAAAGGTTGTGAGCGCTAACTACATCCAAGGCCTGTTGTGAGCGGGTCCAGCGGGCGCCCCAGGCCTTCTAGGGCAGCTGTAAAGCCTTGATGCATCCACAAAGACCTCCAACGTCTGACATCTGGCCACCCAGGTGAGCCTCCAGGACAGAGGGGCTGCCCTGTCCTTAAGGGGCAGGCACCTCTGCGAACTGGCGGCTGCCACTGCCTAGGACACAGTGGTCCCTCCCAGTGCTCCTGCAAAGCAGCCTCTGCCCAGGCTTCTTCCTCGTGTTGGTTTCCCTGGCTCTTAgggccagcccccgccccccgctttGCACACCCCCTTGTCTCTGCTCTTACTCCCCTGGAagaccagtgcctggcacatcggACAGACCTGGGATTCTTATTTGCTTTAGGACCCTGGGGAAGTCACTCAAGCTCAATGTCCTCACCTGCAAAGTGGGCTGCTGTGAGGGGTCAATGAGATGCTTCCACGCACTATGCTGGCCACGTGGTAGGGAAGCCTCATAAACAGCAAATCTGTCCTAGCTCCTTCTAAACCCTGCCTAAAAGGCCCGACTCCGACGCCCACCACTGCATTTCCCATCAAGCACCAACTGTCTCACAGGTGGCTGAGCCGAGAACCAAGCCCTGGTCTGCCCTTTACTTTCATGAGCTTGGAAGGCATCACCCAACCTCAGCGTTAGCTTCCTTCTCTGAAAGCAGCCAACCTAAGGATGTCTTCAAATTGGAAAGTTCTTACGGCCAGCCGGGAAGCTGCTGGACAGGTAGGGTCAGGAAGTATGTAAGGTTTCGGGCCTGGCATTCTCACAGGGCTCTTGGGATAACAAACCTGGACGCTGAATTGGAAAGCAGAGCACGATGCGGAGAGCTGTGGAAGCGAGTAAGGAGGCTGTGTGGCCCCCAGGTAAGAGGAGGTTGGGCCACAGGAGGTGGATTCAAGGTTTAGAAATGGCTTCTGGGCTGGATCACAGTGTGATCACGTGCACCCTGGTTCCATGACCTGGCCGTGGCCGTCTCTCATGCCAGCCCTCTCCTACACCTACACCCCTCCGCCCTCCTTCCCAAGAAGTCAGGGAGCCTTTGGTTATGGGAGCAAATGGGGCAGCTACATCAGCCAGCACCCCAGACTCCGCCCGGgactccctctgtgctctcccggCTGGCTCCACTCCGCAGGCCCCATCCTGGGGGAAGGCCCCCTTCACACCTCCCCACAACACCCAGGGTTGACTTCTGGCTCTGGAGGCAGCAGCATCCAGAAAACAGCAGGAAGGGTGCAGGGCGCCCCTCCCATGCCCAGGCCACCCTGGGCATTCAGAGATACACACAAACCAAACTCTGGCCTCTttctacatatatacacacacctacaGGCAGCCCCAGCTGCACTCATGAGGCCTGGGGAAGGGCCTTCGGTCCTCCCTCTTTGGCCTCAATCTGTCAAAACCAGCTTTTCTGTACAGACTGCTCACTCTTTTCTGTAcatgaattaaatatattatctgTCTTTGTGCTGAGTCACGGGATATTCACAGTacagtgggggaagggggggactTGAGGGAGACCAAGAGTCCCCAGGGCTGCTCCTGGGGCTGAGGGGttgggctgggcagggggcttGTGTAGAAAAGCTGGGCCTGGCCTCCCCTTGGCCTTGTCATTCGAGATTCAGCCAAGTGTTGAGGAGACCTGGGGAATATAACAGGCGTGCTTGGCAGGGGTGGTGAGGGGTGCCTTCTTTGGGGCTGCGGCCCTCATATTCCCAGCCCCCTAGGGCGGGGTTCTCAGGATCAAAGCCTGTGCCTCCTATCCCACCTTCCTCTACCTCAGACTGTGACATTTACACCCTgccctctgggaggccaggggcaCAGGGAGGCTGGTGCCAGGACTGGGTAGAGCATGGACTGGGCCATAGTGgctgagaaagagggaagggcGGGGGGAGGCTGTGCTAGCCCCAAGGAGCCAAGGCTGGCCTGGCACCAGTTTCAGGGTAACCCTGCATATCTGGGCATTGTCCCCAGGACCCTAGTCCAGGGCTGGCTTATCAGTGCCTGGGCAAGATAAGCAAGGGCCACTCTTGGGAAAGGGTGGACAGGTAGGAGCTTGGGTCAGTGAGTGATCTACCACCTGTCAATTTAAGGCAATCCCGTTCACGCTGGGGAGATGGGCAGGAGCCAGCTGAGGTGGCAGGAGTGCAGCGGGTGGTACCAAGCCACCTCTGGACTCAGTGGGGTACCCAGCAGCATACGGGGCTTCTGGCCAAGAGTGGGGAATGGGGACAGGATGAGGAAGTGGCAAAGAAGGGATAGGCTCCTACTCTGTTGCTCTGGGGACACCCTCCCTTTGGGTGGGGCGGTGGGCTTTGGCACACACACTGGCACCCAGGATTCCGGGGTCCTGGACAAGGTGCCATGTCACTTCCTGCTCTCAGAGGGGAAGAAAGTGAGTGATGAGTGGGCAGGCAGCTCCTGGGTGGGGAGGCATGGTGGTGCCCATGTTCAGGGCTCAGTGCTCAGCCTGGCACCTGGATTCTCCCGTCTGTGTGGGTCCCACGCTGCTGCCCGAGCACCTCAGGGTGGGAAAGGGTCTGaggtccctccctgcccccttctctcctcctgggAAAGCAGCTCATGCCCAGTGCCAGGGCAGGTGACAGAGAGGTTAATGTCTGGGTGAAGGCTGCAGGGGAGGCATGTGCGAAGTGGAAGAGAAACAGCCGTGGCCGGCAGAGCTGCCAAAAGGTCTTCTGGGTCAGCCACCAGCCCTGGCTCCTCTGTCCGCCCAGAGCCACGCAGACCCCATCCTGCCTGCGGTCGTGCTTGCTGTGACCTCTCGTCCCTGGGGCCACAGCAGGGTGGGCACGGCTCAGAAGATGCTCTGCCTCCGGCTCTTCCCTCGTCCTGGAGaacagaggggtgggggtgggggtgtgctgCAGAGAGGAGGCTGGGCAGGCGGTGCCCCGGGGGCCAGGAGGGAAGGGCTTTTTCCAGTGCTATTCTGATAGGGCCAGTGAAAGTATGCTCTCGGAAGCCAGTcggtcctgggttcaaatcccatctttgttacttaccagctgtgtgaaaTTGTGACCTAACCTCCCCTGTACCTCGGACTCACTGATTATGAAATGGGGAGCATCGATAGTACctattcagggcacctggatggctcaatcaggaGAGCCTGTGatgcttgatcttggggtcatgagtttgagccccacgctgggtgcaGACATtacttaaatacacacacacacacacacatacacacacacaaagtaccAACTTCAAGGGTACTTTATATGAAATAAAGCACTTGTCACATCTGAGGCCATCAGCTGTTCTAGAGACAAGGTATGGTTCTCCCAGGATGGATGTGAGAGAATTCAGAGTTTGCAGAGAGAATGTACGAGAGCATGCACCTTCGCCAGGGCTTTGTCAGGGTGGGGGCTGACGAGGGACACACTGGAGGAGGAAGCCTGGGTCGGAGATAGGGAAACCAGCCCCTTCCCTGCGCCCCATGGGAGGCCAATGTCGGGGAGGCCCTGCTGATTCCCCACTGCAAGAGGGGCCGCGGGGCCCCACCTCTGTTCTTAAAGGGGGAGGAGCAGCCTGCCCTAGCTCCTCtcatgggggggggaggggggtgtagGGGGGAGGCACGAGCCCCTACCTGGCTGCTGGAAGGCCAGGCCCCGGTAGCCTGGGTCCTTCTGGAGCTGGATCTCCTTCAGGGAGAAGATGGATGCCGCTGTGGTGAGAgaggagacaggcaggcagagagccAGGTGGGTGCCCCCACACCCACAGAGCACCCCACCTGGCCGGGCAACCCCCTTCATTCAGGACTGGCCCCGGAGCACCTAACTGGGCTTTCGGGAGGCTTCTTAGATCTTACAAGTTTTGCCCATTGTTGCAGATGGGAACACACGGAGGCAAGTCCTGTGCCCAAGGCTGCTCAGCCGGACCAGGGCCACTGGCCTCTTTGTTCCCGCTCTGCCACCCGCACCTGCTGCCCCCTTTCTTTGGTTCTGGGGTGACCCTggcccctcccccaacctccaGCAGACACTCACTATCTTCAAGCTGGTGCACACGCTCTCCCAGAGACCGGAAGTAGGGGTGACTCAGGGCCGCCTCGGCTGACATGCGACTCTTGGATTCGTACTGAAAGGCACAGGGTGGGCTATAGGGCCCTGGCTGGGGGACCCTGGGGACCCCTCTGCGCAGTGCAACTCCCACATGAAGTTAGATGGCCAGAATGAGAGGGGCCTAGGTCtaacccaggagcccccagggtcTGCTGCCAGCTTCCACCTCCAAGCCAGCCCGAGGCTGACTCCCCGCTCAGCTCCCAGGCCTCCAGCCACCcagagaaaaccagaaatggGACTTACAGAGAGTGACCTCCTTTTGGGATGGAAATAGAGAGGCTAAAGCCACCATGATCATAACGTTAACGACAGCAATATTAACGTGTAACGCCGACAACTACCCTTTACGGTGCGCACACTTCAAGACAGGCACCATACCAGGCGCCACGATCTCAATGTGTCCTCATGACCGTCTTATGAAACAAGATTCATTAATTCTTCTTTGCAACCGAGGAAACAGGAGCCCAGGAAAGTTCtacaacttgcccaaggccacgcaGCTCACACATGGGTTTGAACTGGGAATTGAGTTCAGGGTGTGTCCGCTGACACACTCTGGGTGCAAAGCAGTGCTCCTCCTGGGTCTGCGGGTGGGGTGGCAGGGTGGGGCACGGGGAGAGGGGGAGCGGGCAGCACAGAGGCAGGCGGGTGGAGGGCCCAGGCGGGGTCTCAGGCCTCCGTGATTGGGAGGCGGCGCCGGCCCGGGTGGGGGGCCCAGCACACTCACCAGGAGGAGGCTGCTCAGGAGGTGGAGGCCGTCAGTGTCCAACCTGCAGGAGGAAGGAGCTGGCACAGGCCGGGCCTGGCCGGGGGGGCTCGGGGAGGGCGAGTGCGGGCACCTCCAGCTGCAGCAGGGCCGCCAGGGCGCGGGGAGGCAGCGCTACCTGGGAGCGTGGCTGATGAGCGGCTGCGGCAGGTACTGAGGGAAGCTGTAGGCTCTGAACTCGGACAGGGCCATCACGCCGGGCCACGTCTCTTCCGTCGGGgtccctggggaggggagagcgTGTGGGAAGGGCACAGTGAGGACTCGGGGGGTGCAATGAAGGAGGTGCGGGCGGAGCGTGGTGCGGCCGCGGGGACCGGGGATGGGGACGGGAGCCCCTCTTCCCGGGCCGTTGGGCGCCTGGGCTGGACGGAGTTCTGGCGCCCCGTGGTGGCGAGAGGGAGGGAGCGGCCGGAGACTGACCGAGGAGTCGGAAGATGAGGTGCAGCTCCTCCTTGACCGTGGAGCCGGGGAAGAGGGGCCTCCCCGTGGCCATCTCGTAGTGGATGCAGCCCACGCCCCTGCGGGGAGCAATGGGCAGGGGCGGCGTCAGGCTGGGCCTCCCCGCACCCGCCCTTCCTCGGGCGCTCTACCGGGGGCGCCCAGGATGCCCTGCCTTGGCGGCTCCAGGGGTCCCGGCTCTGGGGTGGGCGGCCCAGTCGGCCACAGGGCCTCTCTCTCTGGGGCTTTCTCTGGGCTCTAGGGCGCTTCACCCCGTGGAGTTTGGGTCTGCACCCAGGCTGTCTCAAACTCTGTCCCTGTGTGCCCCCTAACTGGAAGACCAAGTCCAGAAATCCCTGGCCTTGGGGACCCCCTGGCACAGAACACATTGGCCATTCACCGGAAACCTGTGCTTTAGCTTTAAAATTGGGCTGATTTGTCGTCGTTTTCGTTCTATACCAGATCATAGGCGCGTCAGTTGTAACACAAATACAATCTATCCTTTCCAAAATCCTCAGTAGCACCGATGCTTCCTCGTATTTACTGTGGAAGCCCTCCTGGACCCTCCCGTAACCtgctggggagccctggggggaTATTTCATAAGCAGagcctccggggggggggggtctgtttAGAGCCAGGGGAACCCTAACGTAGTTCAGACTTAATTCTTTCACATCCGGTTCCTGCAGCAGGTTGTCACACGGCTTCTAGTCAAAGGAGGTTAGGCCGTTCCTTGCAGAGGGCCTCGAGGCAGCAGAAAGGAATGTGAAGGTACGGAATCCCCCTCACCTTGGTCCCATGGTGCTCACTCACCACATGTCAATGGGGGTGGAGTACTCCGTGGACCCCAACAGCACATCCGGGGGCCTGTACCACAGGGTCACCACCTCATTGGAGTAGGTCTTCGTGGGTACTGACTTGGCCCGGGCCAGTCCTGGGGACAGACATGCCACTGAACCTCCCATGTCCCTCTCACAGCACCCATATCCTGAGGAGGCTCTGCCAGAGAtgccgcacccccaccccagccctggtgGGCTCTGGCTCTCACCAAAGTCAGCCAGCTTCAGCTCCCCCCTCTCACTAATGAGCAGGTTCTGTGGTTTCAGATCTCGGTGCAGGATCTTGCGGCGGTGGCAGTAGGCAAGGCCCCGGAGCAGCTGGAACATGAAaatctgagggaggaggggatgagAAAGGTGAGCAGAGGTGAGTTTGTCCCACCTGGGAGACCTTCTCTCTGCCCATGGCTTGGAGGGGTGGTGGGGTACCTGGAGAGCTACCTTGGTTCTCCACCCACGCTGTGCCCCATCCTGGATGGGCTCCAACCATCCCAGGGAATCCCATTCACAGGAGAGGGCACCAGGTGGGTGGTAGAGAAGAGCTCTCCAGCTCGGGAGCTGAGGGGGGGGCCAGGAAGGGCCAGGAAGCCCTACTGTGTGTGGAGCTATgcacttggttcttttttttttttttaagactttatttattcatgagagacacagagagagagccagagacacaggcagagggagaagcaggctccatgcagagagcctgacacgggactcgatcccagaaccctgggatcacgacctgagccaaaggcagatgcttaaccactgagccacccaggtgcccctgcactcGGTTCTTTAACAATGACCAGAAGAGGTCATTCATCCCTTCGAGCTTCTCCAGAAGCCTCCTGTCATCCTTGtgcccatttgacagatgggaaaactgatgCTCAGAGTTGGAgaggggattttcttttttgaggggaTTTTATATCAACAGCTGGGTGGTGAAAGAGAGTGTGTGTCTGCACTGATAGGGAAGGGTGCTTAACACAGCTCCCGGTAGTCCCTGCATGGCAGTGACCTTGCACGCCCTCATACACATGAAGGTCTGAGTAGCCTCAGCAGCTGGGACCCTGGTGGTGAGAGTGGGTTCCCATGCTGAGCTTGAGAACAGATGGGTACTGAGATGGGGCGCCTGAGGGTAGGCGGCCCTTACGGAGCCCCTCACCTTGACATTGTGCATGCTCATGAGGTTTCCGCAGTGGTCCAGATACTGCTTCAGGTCACTATCCTGGAACACAGAGCCTGGCTCAGCCCTAACCTGTCCTGACCCCTGGCCGGAAGCCCCTCCCTGGGCAGGGCCCAAGCTCTGAGCTGTCCTTAAACTTCCCTGGCCCACTCTTCCATGGAAGCATCTGAGAACCTGATTCTAAAACAAGGCCTGGGCGGcccccacccttttcccccacccccaccacagaGGGGAGAAGCCACTAGTCCCAGCCCAACTCACCAGGTACTCAAACACCAGGGTAAGAGACCGTTCTGTATGGATGAGGTCATGCAGAGTCACAATATTGGCGTGCTTTAGGTTCTTCAGTAGAGACACTGTGGGGTGACAGGCCCACCTGGGTCCCTGGGGCCCCACATACCCCTCACACACTCTCCTCCTGGGAGCAGTCCTAGGAGCCCCCACGCCAGCAATGACCCTcagccccccaggctcccactGGGGCTCTGATTAATGAAGCcctcctcccaggagcccccaggggtgcaggaccctgggatgctATACCCTCTCGGATGGCAGTGCAAGGCGCCCCCTCCTCATGCTCCAGCCGGATCTCCTTTAGGGCCACCAGGTTCTCCGTCAGTTTGCTGCGCCCTTTGAAGACTGTGGCATAGGTACCCTGGGGACAAGAACCCCAGCAGCACCAGCCACACTCAGGGCCCACGCTCCTCTAACCAGTGCCCTCCTCTTGGGCCTCTGCTTGGGCTGTATCCTTCCCCCTTCTTCTCCTTTCACGGAGATTCTGGGTTTGCTCCAAGGCCCATCTGTGACTCTGTCCTTCACTCCTCCCTGTTCAGAATGAACTGTCCTTCCCATGAGCCCCCAGCAGGCTAGGTGCCCTTCTATTGTAACACTCATTGTGTTTCTGCTCATGTTGGTGTTTACAGGTAGGTCTCCTTCCTGGCTTCCTAGAGGGAAAGGGCTGTGTCTTCCTCCTGTCTATAAACCTTTGCCCACCCCAAGGCCCCAACACAGAAGCAGGGTGCAGTGGTAAGAGAAACCGCTAATGGCATACAGTGTTtattaccatgtgccaggcactgcctaAATGTATAAATGTTATTATAGTCACCTATTCTGATCTCATGACAACTCCAGAAAGCAGAGCAACTACATCTCCATTTGACAGAGGatgaaactaaggcacagagaggtcacctaacttgcccaaggccacagtgCTAGTAAATGGTGAAGTAGGGATTTGAATCCAGAGAAATacttgcagaaaaagaaaaaaaaaaaagactggattaTGCCCCAGAGCCCACGGGCCCCATTCCATCCTCATGTCCTCCTTCTTGAGGACCTGGGACCCCTCAACACCTGCAAAAGGCTGGGCCAGATTGGACAGCCAAGATGGTATGCCTATACGGGGCGGGGGCAATGAGAAGACAGGACAGGGTGTGCAGGGGGAGAGCCTGTCCCTGCTCCTAACTGGCCTGCCCAGTCTCTTACCTCCCCCAGTTTGTCCAGCTTCACGTATGTTTCCAGTTTCCCAAAGCCAATATCTGACTGAGAGGGAAAGACATAGGGTCCTATGAGCTGGAAGGCTCCAGTAACCCCACATACATGATACCCCCCAATCAGCTTCCAGAAGGGAAGGGAACGAGACCCCCTGTCAGGGGGAGGGAACAACAGAGGCTAGCAAGGATGAGGGCAGCCACAAATCCTAACCCCGTGATAAAAGTGGTCCCCGAGCCTTAACAATACAGATTCCTGGGACC
This DNA window, taken from Canis aureus isolate CA01 chromosome 38, VMU_Caureus_v.1.0, whole genome shotgun sequence, encodes the following:
- the CDK18 gene encoding cyclin-dependent kinase 18 isoform X1, with protein sequence MNKMKNFKRRLSLSVPRTETIEESLTEFTEQFNQLHNRRNEDLQLGPLSRDPQPETSTFSPTDSGEDPGQPSPGMQYRRQNQRRFSMEDISKRLSLPMDIRLPQEFLQKLQLESPDLPKPLSRMSRRASLSDIGFGKLETYVKLDKLGEGTYATVFKGRSKLTENLVALKEIRLEHEEGAPCTAIREVSLLKNLKHANIVTLHDLIHTERSLTLVFEYLDSDLKQYLDHCGNLMSMHNVKIFMFQLLRGLAYCHRRKILHRDLKPQNLLISERGELKLADFGLARAKSVPTKTYSNEVVTLWYRPPDVLLGSTEYSTPIDMWGVGCIHYEMATGRPLFPGSTVKEELHLIFRLLGTPTEETWPGVMALSEFRAYSFPQYLPQPLISHAPRLDTDGLHLLSSLLLYESKSRMSAEAALSHPYFRSLGERVHQLEDRDPAPEGPRLPGPGLPAARTREEPEAEHLLSRAHPAVAPGTRGHSKHDRRQDGVCVALGGQRSQGWWLTQKTFWQLCRPRLFLFHFAHASPAAFTQTLTSLSPALALGMSCFPRRREGGREGPQTLSHPEVLGQQRGTHTDGRIQVPG
- the CDK18 gene encoding cyclin-dependent kinase 18 isoform X2, with translation MNKMKNFKRRLSLSVPRTETIEESLTEFTEQFNQLHNRRNEDLQLGPLSRDPQPETSTFSPTDSGEDPGQPSPGMQYRRQNQRRFSMEDISKRLSLPMDIRLPQEFLQKLQLESPDLPKPLSRMSRRASLSDIGFGKLETYVKLDKLGEGTYATVFKGRSKLTENLVALKEIRLEHEEGAPCTAIREVSLLKNLKHANIVTLHDLIHTERSLTLVFEYLDSDLKQYLDHCGNLMSMHNVKIFMFQLLRGLAYCHRRKILHRDLKPQNLLISERGELKLADFGLARAKSVPTKTYSNEVVTLWYRPPDVLLGSTEYSTPIDMWGVGCIHYEMATGRPLFPGSTVKEELHLIFRLLGTPTEETWPGVMALSEFRAYSFPQYLPQPLISHAPRLDTDGLHLLSSLLLYESKSRMSAEAALSHPYFRSLGERVHQLEDTASIFSLKEIQLQKDPGYRGLAFQQPGRGKSRRQSIF